The following coding sequences lie in one Angustibacter luteus genomic window:
- a CDS encoding DeoR/GlpR family DNA-binding transcription regulator, with amino-acid sequence MLARQRQERILTEVRRHGGARVSDLVDLLGVSDMTVRRDIETLARQELVLRVHGGATAVDERSSDEPGFAAKSVLALAEKSAIAEAAARLILPGASVALSAGTTTYAVAQQLVDVADLTVVTNSPPVADLLHERPAPGRTVVLTGGTRTPSNALVGPVAVRALADLHVDTLVLGVHGIDERFGVTTPNLVEAETNQALVASARRVVVVADHSKWNVVGLAGITSLDRIDVLVTDSGLPAKTRRTLAGLVGELVVAEVML; translated from the coding sequence ATGCTCGCCCGGCAGCGCCAGGAACGCATCCTCACCGAGGTCCGCCGGCACGGCGGCGCTCGGGTGTCCGACCTGGTCGACCTGCTGGGCGTCTCGGACATGACGGTCCGCCGCGACATCGAGACCCTGGCCCGACAGGAGCTCGTGCTGCGCGTGCACGGCGGCGCCACCGCGGTCGACGAGCGCAGCAGCGACGAGCCGGGGTTCGCGGCCAAGTCGGTGCTGGCGCTGGCCGAGAAGTCGGCCATCGCCGAAGCCGCCGCGCGGCTCATCCTGCCCGGCGCGTCGGTGGCGCTCTCCGCCGGCACGACCACGTACGCGGTGGCGCAGCAGCTGGTGGACGTCGCCGACCTGACCGTGGTGACGAACTCACCGCCCGTCGCCGACCTGCTGCACGAGCGCCCGGCCCCGGGCCGCACGGTGGTGCTGACCGGCGGCACCCGGACGCCGTCCAACGCCCTGGTCGGTCCGGTCGCGGTGCGGGCCCTGGCCGACCTGCACGTCGACACGCTCGTGCTGGGGGTGCACGGCATCGACGAGCGGTTCGGGGTGACCACACCGAACCTGGTCGAGGCCGAGACCAACCAGGCCCTGGTGGCCAGTGCGCGCCGGGTCGTGGTGGTCGCGGACCACTCGAAGTGGAACGTGGTGGGGCTGGCCGGCATCACCTCGCTCGACCGGATCGACGTCCTGGTGACGGACTCCGGGCTGCCGGCCAAGACGCGCCGCACCCTGGCCGGTCTGGTCGGCGAGCTGGTGGTGGCCGAGGTGATGCTGTGA
- a CDS encoding DUF1304 domain-containing protein, translated as MHALGQVLVALVALIHVYIVVLEMLLWRTPRGRAAFGTTEEFAEQTAAMAANQGLYNGFLVAGLVWGLLAGDPLQWQVETFFLTCVAVAGLFGAVTVSRRILLVQTVPAVLALAVVLATR; from the coding sequence GTGCACGCACTCGGGCAGGTGCTCGTCGCGCTGGTGGCGTTGATCCACGTCTACATCGTGGTGCTGGAGATGCTGCTCTGGCGGACGCCGCGGGGCCGCGCCGCCTTCGGGACGACCGAGGAGTTCGCCGAGCAGACGGCGGCGATGGCCGCGAACCAAGGGCTGTACAACGGGTTCCTGGTCGCCGGACTGGTCTGGGGTCTGCTCGCCGGTGACCCGTTGCAGTGGCAGGTCGAGACGTTCTTCCTGACCTGCGTGGCCGTCGCGGGGCTGTTCGGCGCGGTGACCGTGAGCCGGCGGATCCTGCTGGTGCAGACGGTGCCGGCGGTCCTCGCCCTCGCCGTCGTCCTCGCCACCCGCTGA
- a CDS encoding beta-galactosidase, with amino-acid sequence MRSWPTRSLALGGDYNPEQWPEHVWDEDVRLMGEAGVTFATVGVFSWSLLEPEPGRFDTDWLDRVLDLLHANDIAADLATATASPPPWMFHLDHDLLPERSDGTRLWPGGRQHYCPSNSTYRERSLQLVEHLATRYHDHPSVAMWHVGNEYACHDAPCYCDRCAVRFRAWLQRRYGDVDAMNEAWGTAFWSQRYTSFDQVLPPREAPTVPNPTQALDYRRFTSDNILELFVAERDVLHRLSPGIPVTTNFMTLSHFRHLDYFVWGPEQDVVSTDNYVVAAEPDPEAELAFSGDLTRGIAGGRPWMLMEHSTSAVNWQPVNQAKRPGATLRNSLAHVAHGADTLGFFQWRAAKAGAEKFHSALLPHAGTDSRLWREVVQLGEVCERLAEVVGTTVQAQVAVLWDYDAGWATDQPSHPSSLVRYGDDAHAIHRALLLRGITADVVHPSADLSGYALVVVPTLYAVDDAVADSLHAAADRGASVLVTFFSGIVDGNAHIRLGGYPGAFRELLGVRVEEFAPLMPGEQVALDDFPDVVGATATVWTEHLHLTGATAQASFTNGPLPGVPALTRNAVGQGAAWYLATRLDEASLGALVDRLVAESGVQPAASAPAVAPAPYGLELVRRSGDGRSYLFAINHTEYALTITANGHDLVADVPVTGELTVAPGAVAVVREQV; translated from the coding sequence ATGCGGAGCTGGCCAACGAGGTCCCTGGCGCTGGGTGGCGACTACAACCCTGAGCAGTGGCCGGAGCACGTCTGGGACGAGGACGTCCGGTTGATGGGCGAGGCCGGCGTCACCTTCGCGACCGTCGGCGTGTTCTCCTGGTCGCTGCTCGAGCCCGAACCCGGTCGATTCGACACGGACTGGCTCGACCGGGTGCTCGACCTGTTGCACGCCAACGACATCGCTGCCGACCTCGCCACGGCGACGGCCTCCCCGCCGCCCTGGATGTTCCACCTCGACCACGACCTGCTCCCCGAGCGTTCGGACGGCACCCGACTGTGGCCAGGGGGGCGCCAGCACTACTGCCCCAGCAACTCCACCTACCGCGAGCGCTCGCTCCAGCTCGTCGAGCACCTTGCGACCCGCTACCACGACCACCCCTCGGTGGCGATGTGGCACGTGGGCAACGAGTACGCCTGCCACGACGCGCCCTGCTACTGCGACCGGTGCGCGGTGCGGTTCCGCGCGTGGCTGCAGCGGCGCTACGGCGACGTCGACGCGATGAACGAGGCCTGGGGGACGGCCTTCTGGAGCCAGCGGTACACCTCGTTCGACCAGGTGCTGCCCCCGCGGGAGGCGCCCACCGTGCCCAACCCGACGCAGGCGCTGGACTACCGCCGCTTCACCTCGGACAACATCCTGGAGCTGTTCGTCGCCGAGCGGGACGTGCTGCACCGCCTGTCCCCCGGGATCCCGGTGACCACGAACTTCATGACGCTGAGCCACTTCCGGCACCTCGACTACTTCGTGTGGGGGCCGGAGCAGGACGTCGTCAGCACCGACAACTACGTGGTGGCGGCCGAGCCCGACCCCGAGGCGGAGCTGGCGTTCAGCGGCGACCTGACCCGCGGCATCGCGGGCGGCCGGCCGTGGATGCTCATGGAGCACTCGACGAGCGCGGTGAACTGGCAGCCGGTCAACCAGGCCAAGCGTCCCGGGGCCACGCTGCGCAACAGCCTCGCGCACGTCGCGCACGGCGCCGACACGCTGGGCTTCTTCCAGTGGCGGGCCGCCAAGGCAGGCGCCGAGAAGTTCCACTCGGCCCTGCTCCCGCACGCGGGCACGGACTCCCGGCTGTGGCGCGAGGTCGTCCAGCTCGGCGAGGTCTGCGAGCGGCTCGCCGAGGTGGTCGGCACCACCGTGCAGGCGCAGGTGGCCGTGCTGTGGGACTACGACGCGGGCTGGGCCACCGACCAGCCCTCCCACCCGAGCTCGCTGGTCCGGTACGGCGACGACGCGCACGCGATCCACCGCGCCCTGCTGCTGCGCGGGATCACCGCGGACGTCGTGCACCCGTCGGCCGACCTGAGCGGCTACGCCCTGGTCGTCGTCCCGACGCTGTACGCGGTGGACGACGCGGTCGCGGACTCCCTGCACGCGGCGGCCGACCGCGGAGCGAGCGTCCTGGTGACGTTCTTCTCCGGCATCGTCGACGGCAACGCGCACATCCGCCTCGGCGGCTACCCCGGCGCGTTCCGTGAGCTGCTCGGCGTGCGCGTCGAGGAGTTCGCCCCGCTGATGCCCGGCGAGCAGGTCGCCCTGGACGACTTCCCTGACGTCGTCGGCGCCACCGCGACCGTCTGGACCGAGCACCTGCACCTGACCGGCGCCACCGCGCAGGCCTCGTTCACGAACGGCCCGCTGCCCGGCGTCCCGGCCCTGACCCGCAACGCGGTCGGCCAGGGCGCCGCCTGGTACCTGGCCACCCGCCTGGACGAGGCGTCCCTCGGCGCACTGGTGGACCGACTCGTCGCGGAGTCGGGCGTGCAGCCCGCGGCGTCGGCCCCGGCCGTCGCCCCCGCGCCGTACGGTCTCGAGCTGGTCCGCCGCAGCGGCGACGGCCGCTCGTACCTGTTCGCGATCAACCACACCGAGTACGCCCTGACGATCACCGCGAACGGCCACGACCTGGTCGCCGACGTCCCCGTGACCGGTGAGCTCACCGTGGCCCCCGGTGCGGTGGCCGTCGTCCGAGAGCAGGTCTGA
- a CDS encoding SHOCT domain-containing protein gives MVAGTVCAPGTHGFFWFPLIPLFFFGFWVLVLFVVRPWAWRRRGYGPGWSPAGSAEAVLAERYARGEVDESEYRARLEVLRAQR, from the coding sequence ATGGTGGCTGGCACGGTGTGTGCTCCCGGGACGCACGGGTTCTTCTGGTTCCCGCTGATCCCGCTGTTCTTCTTCGGCTTCTGGGTGCTGGTGCTGTTCGTGGTGCGTCCGTGGGCGTGGCGCCGACGCGGCTACGGACCGGGCTGGTCGCCGGCCGGGTCCGCTGAGGCGGTGCTGGCGGAGCGGTACGCCCGCGGCGAGGTCGACGAGTCCGAGTACCGGGCGCGGCTCGAGGTGCTGCGGGCGCAGCGGTGA
- a CDS encoding nucleotidyltransferase domain-containing protein encodes MSAGQLLGRATSNTSRVLAGIRDALGQQAPDRLALMLYGSVARGTQGDDSDIDVLELVSGDAATYQVGTINVTQYRPAHLRALAAQGSLFVLHLRTDGVVIEDRFGLLTRTLEAYERPLTYAPIWDQLATAAGVLDVSAHDVRGYLRGLGRLGVYIARTAAYLRSVEAGEVNFDIGLLSQQLDQPGLADAVALRRQATFSLSDIAKLRHEIERIVPNVPSGPIESVESYAIAHADHGELAMLMATVLTDEDELEYSALTLPPF; translated from the coding sequence ATGAGCGCCGGTCAGCTACTGGGTCGCGCGACGTCGAATACGTCTCGCGTTCTGGCAGGTATCCGCGACGCACTGGGACAGCAGGCGCCAGACCGCCTGGCATTGATGCTCTACGGCAGCGTCGCTCGCGGAACGCAGGGCGACGACTCTGACATCGACGTCCTCGAATTGGTCTCCGGCGATGCAGCGACGTATCAGGTCGGAACCATCAACGTGACGCAGTACCGCCCTGCCCACCTCAGGGCTCTTGCCGCGCAGGGCAGCTTGTTCGTGTTGCATCTACGCACGGATGGCGTTGTCATCGAGGATCGGTTCGGACTGCTCACTCGGACACTGGAAGCTTATGAGCGGCCGCTCACATACGCCCCAATATGGGACCAACTGGCGACCGCAGCAGGCGTGCTCGACGTCTCCGCTCACGATGTCCGCGGATACCTCCGCGGACTTGGCCGTCTCGGTGTCTATATCGCGCGCACCGCCGCATACCTTCGCAGCGTCGAGGCGGGCGAGGTCAACTTCGACATCGGCTTGCTCAGCCAACAACTCGACCAGCCTGGGCTCGCCGACGCAGTTGCTCTTCGCCGTCAGGCGACGTTCTCGCTCTCCGATATCGCAAAGCTGCGTCATGAGATCGAGCGCATCGTGCCAAACGTGCCAAGCGGCCCTATCGAATCCGTTGAGTCGTACGCCATCGCACATGCAGACCATGGGGAACTGGCAATGCTCATGGCCACGGTGTTGACCGATGAAGACGAGCTGGAGTACAGCGCACTCACCCTCCCCCCGTTCTGA
- a CDS encoding response regulator transcription factor — protein MIDVVVADDQALVRAGFRALLDAEPDLRVVGEAADGEAALDVVRRTHPDVVLMDIRMPGLDGLAATRLIAADPELSGTRVLVLTTFELDEYVFEALRVGASGFLVKDTEPADLVKAVRAVAAGDAQLSPSVTRRLIEHVAVGAKPLPHERPDVARLTGREREIVTLVGEGLSNAEIADRLVMSPATAKTHVSRAMVKLGVRDRAQLVVLAYESGLVRPGWLG, from the coding sequence GTGATCGACGTGGTGGTGGCGGACGACCAGGCGTTGGTGCGCGCCGGGTTCCGGGCGTTGCTGGACGCCGAGCCCGACCTGCGGGTCGTTGGTGAGGCGGCGGACGGCGAGGCCGCACTCGACGTGGTGCGCCGCACCCACCCGGACGTCGTCCTCATGGACATCCGGATGCCCGGGCTGGACGGTCTGGCCGCGACCCGGCTGATCGCCGCGGACCCCGAGCTGTCCGGCACCCGGGTCCTCGTGCTCACCACCTTCGAGCTGGACGAGTACGTGTTCGAGGCGTTGCGGGTCGGGGCCAGCGGGTTCCTGGTCAAGGACACCGAGCCGGCCGACCTGGTCAAGGCCGTGCGCGCGGTCGCGGCCGGCGACGCCCAGCTCTCGCCGTCCGTGACCCGCCGGCTCATCGAGCACGTCGCGGTCGGCGCGAAGCCGTTGCCGCACGAGCGTCCGGACGTCGCCCGGCTGACCGGGCGCGAGCGCGAGATCGTCACGCTGGTCGGCGAGGGGCTCAGCAACGCCGAGATCGCCGACCGGCTGGTGATGAGCCCGGCCACCGCGAAGACCCACGTGAGCAGGGCCATGGTCAAGCTCGGCGTCCGGGACCGGGCCCAGCTCGTCGTCCTGGCGTACGAGTCCGGCCTGGTTCGGCCCGGCTGGCTGGGCTAG
- a CDS encoding sensor histidine kinase → MGDVSTWGPPWAGAPWAGAPWAGSAVRQRAVARVVALVLLVVQLGGSTAAATRQPQARALDVAGYLLLALGPLALLVLPRHRVAVAAVAVGAAATYLGLGYPRGPVVASAGLALVVAVASGRRVAAWLVAGCGYALTLGLGAVSDHPVGLGAALAAAAWLLVLLLVGELPRRRAEQFAAARRARAAEQEAAVGEERLALARDLHDTIGHSLSLIAVQAGVALHLLDEHPEQARPALTAIRDASRDALEEVRTVLAVLRAEGDVPRTPAPALGDVKVLVAQARAGGLQVDLAPEAVGDLAIGVPGPVQAAAYRVVQESLTNVSRHAGAASATVRLRRGPAALEVEVSDDGTARAPVSEGRGLLGMRERARALGGTVDVAVRPSGGLRVAVRFPLTPEQVPA, encoded by the coding sequence ATGGGTGACGTGTCGACCTGGGGGCCGCCGTGGGCGGGTGCACCGTGGGCGGGTGCACCGTGGGCCGGCAGCGCCGTCCGCCAGCGGGCGGTCGCCCGGGTGGTGGCGCTGGTCCTGCTCGTCGTCCAGCTCGGAGGTTCCACTGCGGCGGCCACCCGGCAACCGCAGGCCCGGGCGCTCGACGTGGCCGGCTACCTGCTGCTCGCCCTGGGGCCGTTGGCGCTGCTCGTCCTGCCCCGGCACCGGGTGGCGGTCGCGGCCGTGGCGGTCGGCGCCGCCGCCACCTACCTGGGGCTGGGGTACCCGCGCGGGCCGGTGGTGGCGAGCGCGGGCCTGGCCCTGGTGGTCGCGGTCGCGTCCGGACGGCGGGTGGCGGCCTGGCTGGTCGCGGGGTGCGGGTACGCGCTGACGCTGGGGCTCGGTGCAGTCAGCGACCACCCGGTCGGGCTGGGCGCGGCGCTCGCGGCCGCCGCCTGGTTGCTCGTGCTGCTGCTGGTGGGCGAGCTGCCGCGACGCCGGGCCGAGCAGTTCGCGGCAGCGCGCCGGGCCCGGGCCGCCGAGCAGGAGGCCGCGGTGGGCGAGGAGCGGCTGGCCCTGGCCCGCGACCTGCACGACACCATCGGGCACTCGCTGTCGCTGATCGCCGTCCAGGCCGGCGTCGCGCTGCACCTGCTGGACGAGCACCCCGAGCAGGCCCGGCCGGCGTTGACGGCCATCCGGGACGCCAGTCGGGACGCCCTCGAGGAGGTGCGCACCGTGCTGGCCGTGCTGCGCGCGGAGGGTGACGTGCCGCGCACCCCGGCGCCGGCGCTGGGCGACGTGAAGGTGCTGGTCGCGCAGGCCCGCGCGGGTGGCCTGCAGGTCGACCTCGCGCCAGAAGCGGTGGGGGACCTGGCGATCGGGGTGCCCGGGCCGGTGCAGGCGGCCGCCTACCGGGTGGTGCAGGAGTCGCTGACGAACGTCAGCCGGCACGCCGGAGCGGCGTCCGCGACCGTGCGGCTGCGTCGTGGGCCGGCCGCCCTGGAGGTCGAGGTGTCCGATGACGGGACGGCGCGCGCGCCCGTGTCGGAAGGACGTGGGCTGCTGGGCATGCGGGAGCGGGCCCGGGCCCTGGGCGGCACCGTCGACGTCGCGGTCCGTCCGAGCGGCGGCCTGCGGGTCGCCGTCCGCTTCCCGTTGACACCGGAGCAGGTGCCCGCGTGA
- the galT gene encoding galactose-1-phosphate uridylyltransferase — MSESAPVRRTRGHLHDGREIIYYDDSHPYVDGTATRELTDTRPPVSPERAGQMRYDPLSGSWIAIATHRMDRAYMPPADECPLCPTGRGTEPSEIPADDYDVVVFENKSPSFSTRVDGVPGVSTLVDDEPLWPTLPAFGRCEVLCFTSDHDSTFSDLTVARARTVVETWVDRTVELGAIDGVEQVFCFENRGAEIGVTLTHPHGQIYAYPWVTPRTQRILTLATEHRERTGGNLLRDVLDAELRAGERVVLSGRHWAAYVPAAARWPVEVHLAPLRDVPDLPALDGDERDELAEIYLDLLRRLDRFHVAPDGSGVRLPYIAGWHQAPVSTGRDLARLHLQITSVLRAPGKLKYLAGSETGMGAWVNDATPEQIAARLREVG; from the coding sequence GTGAGCGAGTCCGCCCCGGTACGACGGACCCGCGGTCACCTGCACGACGGCCGCGAGATCATCTACTACGACGACAGCCACCCGTACGTCGACGGGACCGCGACCCGCGAGCTCACCGACACCCGCCCACCGGTCTCGCCGGAGCGAGCGGGGCAGATGCGGTACGACCCGCTCAGCGGGTCGTGGATCGCCATCGCCACGCACCGGATGGACCGGGCGTACATGCCGCCGGCCGACGAGTGCCCGCTGTGCCCCACCGGCCGGGGAACGGAGCCGTCCGAGATCCCGGCCGACGACTACGACGTGGTGGTCTTCGAGAACAAGTCACCCAGCTTCTCGACCCGGGTGGACGGCGTCCCGGGCGTCAGCACGCTCGTGGACGACGAGCCGCTGTGGCCGACCCTGCCGGCGTTCGGCCGGTGCGAGGTGCTCTGCTTCACCAGCGACCACGACTCGACCTTCTCCGACCTGACCGTCGCCCGGGCCCGCACGGTCGTCGAGACCTGGGTCGACCGCACCGTCGAGCTCGGCGCCATCGACGGCGTCGAGCAGGTGTTCTGCTTCGAGAACCGCGGCGCCGAGATCGGGGTGACGCTCACCCACCCGCACGGGCAGATCTACGCCTACCCGTGGGTGACCCCGCGGACCCAGCGCATCCTCACGCTGGCGACCGAGCACCGCGAGCGCACGGGCGGCAACCTGCTGCGCGACGTGCTCGACGCTGAGCTGCGCGCCGGCGAGCGCGTGGTCCTGTCGGGCCGACACTGGGCCGCGTACGTGCCGGCCGCCGCGCGCTGGCCGGTCGAGGTGCACCTGGCGCCGCTGCGCGACGTCCCCGACCTCCCGGCGCTGGACGGCGACGAGCGGGACGAGCTCGCCGAGATCTACCTGGACCTCTTGCGCAGGCTCGACCGGTTCCACGTCGCCCCGGACGGCTCGGGCGTGCGGCTGCCGTACATCGCGGGCTGGCACCAGGCGCCGGTGAGCACCGGCCGCGACCTGGCCCGGCTGCACCTGCAGATCACCTCGGTGCTGCGCGCGCCCGGCAAGCTGAAGTACCTTGCGGGATCGGAGACGGGGATGGGCGCGTGGGTGAACGACGCGACACCCGAGCAGATCGCTGCGAGGTTGCGGGAGGTCGGGTGA
- a CDS encoding metallophosphoesterase: MRERIAVVGDVHGNARALARAFEWLETWDGLVIFVGDYVNRGPASREVVDHLILAKDALGERLVLLRGNHDQVLLDFISGESPRRLLSHGGLTTVSSYLKGTEAQASIETFRETFPDGHLRLLGDTGTHFETDEMLVSHAGYNPDRPTSRRSEDLALGRHHGIFSRGATAPKALIICGHYIQRGMKPFESRNLICLDTGSGTTAGAPLTLVTLPDRNFYQFYGET, encoded by the coding sequence ATGCGTGAACGGATCGCGGTCGTCGGTGACGTCCACGGCAACGCTCGGGCGTTGGCGCGAGCCTTCGAGTGGCTTGAGACTTGGGACGGATTGGTGATCTTCGTCGGGGATTACGTAAACCGTGGCCCGGCATCGCGCGAAGTCGTCGATCACTTGATCCTCGCCAAGGACGCACTCGGCGAGCGCTTGGTGCTCCTGCGTGGCAATCACGACCAAGTGCTGCTGGACTTCATTTCGGGCGAGAGCCCACGCCGACTGCTTTCGCATGGCGGCCTGACCACCGTCAGCAGCTACCTGAAGGGTACGGAGGCTCAGGCGAGCATTGAGACTTTTCGCGAAACCTTTCCCGACGGGCATCTACGTCTCCTAGGCGACACAGGGACGCACTTCGAGACCGACGAGATGCTGGTGTCGCATGCCGGCTATAACCCTGACAGACCAACAAGTAGGAGGTCAGAAGACTTGGCCTTGGGACGGCATCATGGGATCTTTTCCCGAGGCGCTACTGCACCAAAGGCGCTCATCATCTGCGGCCACTACATCCAGAGGGGGATGAAGCCGTTCGAGTCGAGGAACCTGATATGCCTTGACACCGGAAGCGGCACGACCGCGGGGGCTCCGCTGACGTTGGTCACGCTGCCAGATCGCAACTTCTACCAATTCTACGGAGAGACATGA
- the galK gene encoding galactokinase — protein MTGAVRWYPVPDLGARAEQVAAAFQQAYGAPATGVWAAPGRVNLIGEHTDYNGGLCLPIALPQSTLAAARATATGRLRVRSAQRAGEPVDVALDDIAPGRPGGWGGYVAGAVAMLAADPAAGPLGGLDIVVDSDVPVGSGLSSSAALSCSAVLAAAELAGLSWADDDEGRARLVQLAVRGENVIAQVPSGGLDQAAALHCEAGHALLLDCADHSLEQVPFDVAADGLALLVMDTRAEHTHSGNEYAARRAACEEAARELRVETLREVADDPVEATLAALDERELRPLVRHVVTEIDRVRQVCALLDEGRLPDLGPLFDASHASLRDDYRVSAPGLDVAVEVARSAGALGARMTGGGFGGSAIALVPVGSVDDVALAVHEAFVERGWVEPAFLLAEPSSPGRRLR, from the coding sequence GTGACGGGCGCGGTGCGCTGGTACCCGGTGCCCGACCTGGGGGCGCGCGCCGAGCAGGTGGCCGCCGCGTTCCAGCAGGCGTACGGCGCCCCGGCGACCGGGGTGTGGGCCGCTCCCGGCCGGGTCAACCTGATCGGCGAGCACACCGACTACAACGGTGGCCTCTGCCTGCCGATCGCCTTGCCGCAGAGCACGTTGGCGGCGGCCCGGGCGACGGCCACCGGTCGCTTGCGGGTGCGGTCGGCCCAGCGCGCCGGGGAGCCCGTGGACGTCGCGCTCGACGACATCGCCCCGGGTCGGCCGGGCGGCTGGGGTGGGTACGTCGCCGGCGCGGTGGCGATGCTGGCGGCCGATCCCGCGGCCGGACCGCTCGGCGGCCTGGACATCGTCGTCGACAGCGACGTGCCGGTGGGCTCCGGGCTGTCGTCGTCCGCCGCCCTGTCCTGCTCGGCCGTGCTGGCCGCCGCCGAGCTGGCCGGGCTGAGCTGGGCGGACGACGACGAGGGACGCGCGAGGCTCGTGCAGCTGGCCGTGCGCGGCGAGAACGTCATCGCCCAGGTGCCGTCCGGCGGGCTGGACCAGGCTGCCGCCCTGCACTGCGAGGCCGGGCACGCGCTGCTGCTGGACTGCGCGGACCACAGCCTCGAGCAGGTGCCGTTCGACGTCGCCGCCGACGGGCTCGCCCTGCTGGTGATGGACACCCGGGCCGAGCACACCCACTCGGGCAACGAGTACGCGGCGCGGCGGGCCGCGTGCGAGGAGGCCGCGCGCGAGCTCCGGGTCGAGACGTTGCGCGAGGTCGCCGACGACCCGGTCGAGGCGACCCTGGCCGCGCTCGACGAGCGAGAGCTGCGGCCGCTGGTCCGGCACGTGGTGACCGAGATCGACCGGGTGCGCCAGGTCTGCGCGTTGCTCGACGAGGGGCGGCTGCCGGACCTGGGCCCGCTGTTCGACGCCTCGCACGCCTCGCTGCGCGACGACTACCGGGTGTCCGCGCCCGGGTTGGACGTGGCGGTCGAGGTCGCCCGTTCCGCGGGGGCGCTGGGTGCCCGGATGACCGGCGGTGGCTTCGGCGGGTCGGCGATCGCGCTGGTGCCGGTGGGGTCCGTGGACGACGTCGCGCTCGCCGTGCACGAGGCCTTCGTCGAGCGCGGCTGGGTCGAGCCGGCCTTCCTGCTCGCAGAGCCGTCGTCCCCCGGTCGCCGCCTGCGCTGA